A region of Ramlibacter agri DNA encodes the following proteins:
- the ftsA gene encoding cell division protein FtsA, translating into MAKEYKDLVVGLDIGTAKVMAVVAEVLPGGELKLAGLGVAPSNGLKRGVVVNIDATVQSIQQALKEAELMADCKIQRVHTGITGSHIRGINSSGMVAVKDREVTPADVARVVETARAINISTDQRLLLVEPQEFVIDGQDVKEPIGMSGIRLEAKVHIVTGAQSAAENILKCVRRCGLEVESLLLNPLASSQAVLTQDEKELGVALVDIGAGTTDVAIFTGGAIRHTAVIPIAGDLITSDIAMALRTPTKDAEDIKVEHGYAKQLLADPETQVEVPGLGDRGPRMLSKQALAGVIEPRVEEIFALVQQVVRESGYEEVLSSGIVITGGSSVMPGMVELGEDIFLKPVRRGVPKYLGALSDMVAQPRAATVMGLLEEARLARVRGQKVALKHGSVKTAFGRLKDFIVGNF; encoded by the coding sequence ATGGCCAAGGAATACAAGGACCTCGTCGTCGGACTGGACATCGGCACCGCCAAGGTGATGGCGGTGGTGGCCGAGGTCCTGCCCGGGGGCGAACTCAAGCTCGCCGGCCTGGGCGTGGCCCCTTCCAACGGCCTCAAGCGCGGCGTGGTGGTGAACATCGACGCCACGGTGCAGAGCATCCAGCAGGCCTTGAAGGAGGCCGAGCTGATGGCCGACTGCAAGATCCAGCGCGTGCACACCGGCATCACCGGCAGCCACATCCGCGGCATCAACTCCAGCGGCATGGTGGCGGTGAAGGACCGCGAGGTGACGCCGGCCGATGTGGCCCGCGTCGTCGAAACCGCGCGCGCCATCAACATCTCCACCGACCAGCGCCTGCTGCTGGTGGAGCCGCAGGAATTCGTGATCGACGGCCAGGACGTGAAGGAGCCGATCGGCATGAGCGGCATCCGCCTGGAAGCCAAGGTGCACATCGTCACCGGCGCCCAGAGCGCGGCCGAGAACATCCTCAAGTGCGTGCGCCGCTGCGGCCTCGAAGTGGAGTCGCTGCTGCTGAACCCGCTGGCCTCCAGCCAGGCCGTGCTGACGCAGGACGAGAAGGAACTGGGCGTGGCGCTGGTGGACATCGGCGCCGGCACCACCGACGTCGCCATCTTCACCGGCGGCGCGATCCGCCACACGGCGGTGATCCCGATCGCCGGCGACCTGATCACCAGCGACATCGCCATGGCGCTGCGCACGCCGACCAAGGACGCCGAGGACATCAAGGTGGAACACGGCTACGCCAAGCAGCTGCTGGCCGACCCGGAAACGCAGGTGGAAGTGCCGGGCCTGGGCGACCGCGGCCCGCGCATGCTGTCCAAGCAGGCGCTGGCCGGCGTGATCGAGCCGCGCGTGGAGGAGATCTTCGCGCTGGTGCAGCAGGTGGTGCGCGAATCGGGCTACGAGGAAGTGCTGTCCTCCGGCATCGTCATCACCGGCGGCAGCTCCGTCATGCCGGGCATGGTGGAACTGGGCGAGGACATCTTCCTGAAGCCGGTGCGGCGCGGCGTGCCCAAGTACCTCGGCGCGCTGTCGGACATGGTGGCGCAGCCGCGTGCGGCCACGGTCATGGGCCTGCTCGAGGAGGCGCGCCTGGCGCGCGTGCGCGGGCAGAAGGTGGCGCTGAAGCACGGCTCGGTGAAGACCGCGTTCGGGCGCCTGAAGGATTTCATCGTGGGGAACTTCTGA
- a CDS encoding cell division protein FtsQ/DivIB, with protein MKNALPQPMDVKLMNLTSSVLFAACGLLLVAALGWWLLRNPLFAIGGITVQGEVAHNNVATLRANVPPHLRGNFFTVDLQQARAVFEAVPWVRQAVVKRQFPNRLKVQLQEHQAEALWGDSDSQMVNSFGEVFEANAGDVDDDDLPRLAGPEGTSAQVLAMYQGLKPLFEPLDLGIDELSLSGRGAWNLHLDSGAVVELGRGTNEEVLARSKRFAQTLTQVTSKYGRRPEALVTADLRHVDGYAIKLRGVVTTEVAAKRN; from the coding sequence ATGAAGAACGCCCTGCCACAGCCGATGGACGTCAAGCTGATGAACCTCACCTCTTCGGTGCTGTTCGCGGCCTGCGGCCTGCTGCTCGTGGCGGCGCTGGGCTGGTGGCTGCTGCGCAACCCGCTGTTCGCCATCGGCGGCATCACGGTGCAGGGCGAGGTGGCGCACAACAACGTGGCGACCTTGCGGGCCAACGTGCCGCCGCACCTGCGCGGCAACTTCTTCACGGTGGACCTGCAGCAGGCGCGCGCCGTGTTCGAGGCCGTGCCGTGGGTGCGGCAGGCGGTGGTGAAGCGCCAGTTCCCGAACCGGCTGAAGGTGCAGCTGCAGGAGCACCAGGCCGAAGCGCTGTGGGGCGATTCGGATTCGCAGATGGTCAACAGCTTCGGCGAAGTGTTCGAGGCCAACGCCGGCGACGTGGACGACGACGACCTGCCGCGCCTGGCCGGCCCGGAAGGCACGTCGGCGCAGGTGCTGGCGATGTACCAGGGCCTGAAGCCGCTGTTCGAGCCGCTGGACCTGGGCATCGACGAGCTCTCGCTGTCGGGGCGCGGCGCCTGGAACCTGCACCTGGACAGCGGCGCGGTGGTGGAACTGGGACGCGGAACGAACGAGGAAGTGCTGGCCCGCAGCAAGCGTTTCGCGCAGACGCTGACGCAGGTCACGTCGAAGTACGGCCGGCGGCCGGAGGCGCTGGTGACGGCGGACCTGCGGCACGTGGACGGCTATGCGATCAAGTTGAGGGGCGTCGTCACCACGGAAGTGGCGGCCAAGAGGAACTGA